The nucleotide window TATGCTCAAGAATACTGGGATCCTCCTCTAAAGAGGATTCACATTCCTAAACACCCAATAAAAGCTAATCAACTTACAGAAGAAAACATGGAGAGGGTACTTCATTTTCCATTTTCTTTTAAAAACAAAGAGCAGATTCCTATTCATCTGTATTACCCATCATCTTGGTACGGAGAAGGCTGGAAACCTAACAATTATCAAGATTGCGAGTTAGATATAAATAAGGAAAACACGTCTTTTATGCGTATCAATGAATTAACTGTTCCCCACAGCACTAATGATTATGCATATAGCTACGCTTATACCTTTGAACCTACTGTCGCTATTATTAAAAATGAAGGTGGTTATATTTTTAATGAGTTGCCCGGCTATGTTTTTAAGTACGCTTTTATGTTCACTTTCGATATTCAAAGGATAAAAAGTTTAAAAAAACTTATTGAATTTTATCGTCCCCATCTATTTATTGTGTATGAAGAAGTGTTAAGTAGTCTTGAAAAAGATTTTCGTATAGTTGACAAAAAAATAATAATAGGAAACGAAGAGCTGCCAATTTTTACAAACGATGAAGTAGCTCAACGTAAAGACGAAATTCTTGCTTTAGCTAAATTGCCATACAGAGGTGAAAAAACAACTTATTATATTGTAAAAAAAAATGATTGAAATAATATCCATAGACATTAGTAATTTTTGCTCAAAGCAGTGCGATTTTTGTTACAACAGAAGTAATAATCAAGGATGCTCGCTATGGAAGCCGCAGGAAGTAATTGACTTTGGAATGGATTGCGTTGCTAACGGCGTTAAAGCCATATCTCTTGGAGGTGGCGAGCCTTTAGAATATGTTGGAGTTTTTGATATTATTTCTGCTCTCCGCGAAGCATGCTACCTAACAATTACTTCTAATGGGCTACCCCTAGAGGATAGGCACGTGTATGAGAAATTAATAGAAGCTAAGCCCGACAAAATTCATATTAGTATTCATTATCCACATATTGCATCAGAAGTGAAACGCGTTATGCGTCAGATAAAACAGTTGCAGAATACAAGCATTAAGCCGGGTGTCAACCTAATGGTTCCACAAAACCAACTTGCAGCCAGCCGAGAGGCATATATTCAACTACGCAAAATATTGTCTCCTGAACAAATTATATTAATTCCACAACGCTTCTCTAATATCCCCACTTCAAAAGAAGTTGCGTCAATTTCAGGCGGCGAACCTTTTCAAAGCCCTTCTTGCCTAACGAAATGTGAAGCTCCCACTCAGTTTTGTTCAGTTACATGGGATAAACTCGCTTCATATTGCAGCTTTTCAAGTGGCAAAGCACCACTAGAAATGCTAAATTACGAAGGTCTTTGCGCAGCACTAGACAAAAGCCAATTTATTAGCTGCATGGAAAATTGAAATAATAAATTGAAGTTTTGTGATTTTGGTAACTGCCTAATTATCAATGAGTTAGTAAATCTATTTTTTTATCTCATATTCTACCAACTCAAACTCTTTAACAAAATCTGTTTCTATCGGATAATTTCTTTTTTCACGTTTTATAAGTCCGACATTTTTTGCATAATACTCTCTAATTGTAGCACAATCTTCAGGTGTTCCACCAGTTCCTGACACACAAGCATAATCAAACTGAATTGTAATAATTACATTTTCATACTGCTTTGTTCCAATAATTATGCTTGTATCTACTTTGATTGTTTTGCCAGTAAATTTATGCCCTTGAATTGCAGCTCCAATAGTAAACTCAGAACCCTCAATTAGCGAAAGAATTTCCTTAAAAGCAGGGTCTCGATAATTACTTTCTTTAGATTTAGAAATAGAGTATTTTTGCACGTAAGCATAAGTGTCAGGTGGGTTAAATATCCCATTTAGTATAAGTTTTGGCAATATTAATGTGTCATAATTAGGTTCTGATGTGTAGTCAGCAGAATTGAAAATGTACTTCTCATATTTGTCTGCAACTTTTAAAGTCTCGTTATTATCATAAATCCAATATGAGCCTGGAAAAGCAGGGAAGTATTCTAATGGTTTTACAGTGTCATATATTACATTATTTTCAGGTTTGATTTCTTTGTCATCTTTACAAGAAACTAATCCTATTAAAATCATAAATGCTCCCAAAAACAATAAGACTTTCATATTTTTGAAATTTTATGTTACAAATATAATTATTTTTCTCAAAAAACTTGACGTTTTCACATAGTTAAGTTGGTGTTTTTTTTATTTCTTAAATTTAATCATATCCGACAACTGCAAAAAATAATCATTTGACCATATTTCCAACTCATCAGGATTTTTTATAAATGGCAGCACATCTCGTTTTACAACATTAATATCGGTACTGGCAAGTCGTTCCTTTAATTCGTTTAAAAATTGCGATTGACTCATTTCAACGCCGTTAAACTGCTTAATCCTCTCTTGCAGATGACTAAAATTTAGCTCTACACCTTTTCTCACATACCATTCAAAATCGTACCAGTCGCGCCCTTTTACCCGCTGCTTCCATTTTCTAAAAACTAAAGCGTGCATTTTCCCAGCGAATAAATCGGATAAAACAAAACAACGTGTCATAAAAGAAAAAGGAAGCAATAATAATTTTTGTTCTGTATCAAACTTCATTGGCGGATCAATGTCAACTTCTATTTTAATTTTGATGCTTTTTTCAGTTTGAAACCTCAAATCATACGCCGCTGTATTATCTTTTAAAAATGCAGACTCAACACGCCCAAATGCTTTTTTTTCTTTCTTTGAAATAACAACATCTTTGCCCACAGCATTAAATTCATTAATAATCGCTGGAAAATAGTCCTCAAACTGAAAGTCGGTGTCAGAAGAAATCAACGAAAAATCCATATCTTCCGAAAATCGTTTCAGCCCATGAAAAATACGCAAGCAAGTGCCTCCATAAAATGCAGCTTTATTAAAAAAGCCTCCTCTATAAAGCCCTGCAAGAATTATCTCTTGCATAACTTCATAGCTTGCATTCGTAATTCCATTTTCATGCACATTATATCGTGCTAACATTTGGTCAAACACAGTCATTTTTTCAAAAGCTTTATAATATTTTCAAGTTCTGTTTTTTTTCTGCCTACTTCGGCACATTTTTCAAATATTAAAACATCCATTTTATAAAATTCATCTATATCAAGCCGAATGTCTTCTTCTAAAAAAGTTTGAAGCGACTTTATGGAACGCAGTTGCAGCTTAGGTGTATAAATAATTAAATCGCACAAAGCTTTTTCCGGTGAGGCAATAAGAAAAGCATAATCTTCTCGGATAATTTGTGAAATACCGATAGAATAATAATTTGCAGGACAAAAAATATATTTGAATTGTCCAAAACGGTTTTTAAAAGTTCGACTTCTTTTTAGTGTCATCGAAATTGTATTAAACACCCTTTCAGGTATTAACCCATAAAAGCCTAACGCACTTTCCATGGACACATAAGAAGGTCCGTAAAGATGATTTGCAATTAATTCAGTAGATATAGCTTTTTTTGTAATCTGAGGCGAAGCAACATACATTCCTCGCTTTAAACGAATAATTTTACCCTGCTTTTCAAGTTCAATTATCTTCTGCCGAGGAGATTTGTAATCCTTTAAATCAGATGCAAGCACATCAAAATTAAAAGGAATAACACCCGATTGAGAAATAATTTGCATAATAAACTAATCTTTATTATGCAAAAGTAGTAAATTTTTCATAGTTAAGCTGTTTTTTTCTTGTTTTCTATGTAAAAAATGACAATTTAGAATTAGCATAGCCCTAAAAATAAGAAAACCGGTAAAACACCGGTTTCTTATGTAAATTTATATAATTACAAATTTTACTATTTAATTTCCCAAGTATCTCCGCTATTGAAGAGGTCGTCCATACAT belongs to Bacteroidales bacterium and includes:
- a CDS encoding nucleotidyl transferase AbiEii/AbiGii toxin family protein, whose amino-acid sequence is MLARYNVHENGITNASYEVMQEIILAGLYRGGFFNKAAFYGGTCLRIFHGLKRFSEDMDFSLISSDTDFQFEDYFPAIINEFNAVGKDVVISKKEKKAFGRVESAFLKDNTAAYDLRFQTEKSIKIKIEVDIDPPMKFDTEQKLLLLPFSFMTRCFVLSDLFAGKMHALVFRKWKQRVKGRDWYDFEWYVRKGVELNFSHLQERIKQFNGVEMSQSQFLNELKERLASTDINVVKRDVLPFIKNPDELEIWSNDYFLQLSDMIKFKK
- a CDS encoding radical SAM protein, giving the protein MIEIISIDISNFCSKQCDFCYNRSNNQGCSLWKPQEVIDFGMDCVANGVKAISLGGGEPLEYVGVFDIISALREACYLTITSNGLPLEDRHVYEKLIEAKPDKIHISIHYPHIASEVKRVMRQIKQLQNTSIKPGVNLMVPQNQLAASREAYIQLRKILSPEQIILIPQRFSNIPTSKEVASISGGEPFQSPSCLTKCEAPTQFCSVTWDKLASYCSFSSGKAPLEMLNYEGLCAALDKSQFISCMEN